In one Bacillus thuringiensis genomic region, the following are encoded:
- a CDS encoding BhlA/UviB family holin-like peptide, translated as MEEQIFNSMIQQGAFAALFVWMLFTTQKKNEQREEQYQKVIEKNQAVIEEQAKAFGSLAKDVSDIKQKIMGNGDDK; from the coding sequence GTGGAGGAACAGATTTTCAATTCAATGATTCAACAAGGAGCATTCGCAGCGTTATTTGTGTGGATGCTTTTTACTACGCAAAAAAAGAATGAACAGCGTGAAGAACAGTACCAAAAAGTAATCGAAAAAAACCAAGCAGTCATCGAAGAACAAGCAAAAGCATTTGGTTCACTTGCAAAGGATGTATCAGACATTAAACAAAAAATTATGGGGAATGGTGACGACAAATGA
- a CDS encoding BppU family phage baseplate upper protein: protein MRNEEIMIDLADPVFTKTIRSRQNDKNGLKLTVHVREKGEKVDLTGYVVKYEATNHTGAFIRDDAQIVDAKNGVFSYSFTSQAVSTSDDWTAYFVMEKNTERMSTPDIRIALRRDVKEGNIKIENYISDFEILKKTIDALQQAVDKMDVVKRSGGMMTGYLTMRPTLGSNIGFGFSSEDKVLDTGLVGVSNGQLYLKDWKNNKVLFEKSPTGTFNIFADNLLKKAGDIINGLLEFKSDNAIVLGSRSFKSVIHKGAQGELIFAPSTKEQGDTWDWSKRVEFRTDGTIRQANDTGWINLPTTGVENIPDRILKYKRSGEQISVIGSVKYLANTTVFATLPAGFRPVQNIAFPALAYGNGPTACEVTVKSDGGIFLNGVQNGNVIHIAMSFLI, encoded by the coding sequence ATGCGAAATGAGGAAATTATGATAGATTTAGCAGATCCTGTGTTTACAAAAACAATTCGTTCTCGGCAGAATGACAAGAATGGATTGAAGCTTACAGTGCACGTAAGGGAAAAAGGGGAGAAGGTGGATTTAACAGGATATGTGGTTAAATATGAAGCTACAAATCACACAGGAGCATTCATTCGAGATGATGCTCAAATAGTTGATGCAAAGAATGGTGTGTTTTCATATTCGTTTACATCTCAAGCTGTTTCTACATCGGATGATTGGACAGCTTATTTTGTGATGGAAAAAAATACAGAACGAATGAGTACACCAGACATTCGAATTGCATTAAGACGTGATGTGAAAGAAGGAAATATTAAAATAGAAAATTACATTTCTGATTTTGAGATTCTTAAGAAAACGATAGATGCTTTACAACAAGCCGTTGATAAAATGGACGTCGTAAAGCGGTCAGGCGGGATGATGACAGGATATCTAACAATGAGACCGACACTCGGTTCGAATATCGGATTTGGATTCAGTAGTGAGGACAAGGTATTAGATACCGGTCTTGTGGGAGTCTCGAATGGTCAATTATATTTAAAAGACTGGAAAAATAATAAAGTATTGTTTGAAAAATCGCCTACTGGGACATTCAATATTTTTGCTGATAATCTTCTAAAAAAAGCTGGCGACATTATAAATGGATTACTTGAATTTAAGAGCGATAATGCAATTGTTTTGGGAAGTCGTTCTTTCAAGTCAGTTATTCATAAAGGGGCGCAAGGAGAGCTGATTTTTGCGCCTTCCACAAAAGAACAAGGGGATACTTGGGATTGGTCTAAAAGAGTGGAATTTCGAACTGATGGGACAATTAGACAAGCAAATGATACAGGTTGGATTAATCTTCCTACAACTGGGGTAGAGAATATTCCTGATAGAATTTTGAAGTACAAGAGAAGTGGGGAACAAATATCTGTCATTGGATCAGTTAAATATCTAGCAAATACAACAGTATTTGCAACCCTTCCGGCTGGATTTCGCCCTGTACAAAATATTGCTTTCCCAGCACTTGCATATGGCAATGGACCAACAGCTTGTGAAGTTACAGTTAAAAGTGATGGTGGAATTTTCTTGAATGGTGTTCAAAATGGAAATGTCATTCATATTGCGATGAGCTTTTTAATTTAG
- a CDS encoding phage tail domain-containing protein: protein MLDIGIDNQLASDYGICIVGRPVIPTAEQEVEHIEVSGRHGSLTKKGAFKDVPLKIKFNMLEEENIKPLVRRMKAWLMNGKTLYFTDDDVYRKIKHVVVGDIVNEIEEHGEFEVDFKLDPFEYTEDVNLKLTKPGVIYNPGTIESDPKFWIVGNGTFRITINDFSFQIKDVNGSVVIDSEILEAYTDTISMNNKMVGQFPIFNVGENTIEWSGAIQFMEIRPRWRYK, encoded by the coding sequence TTGCTAGACATAGGTATCGATAATCAGTTGGCAAGTGACTACGGAATATGTATAGTAGGACGCCCTGTTATTCCTACAGCAGAACAAGAAGTAGAACATATTGAAGTGTCTGGTAGACATGGTTCACTTACAAAAAAAGGAGCGTTTAAAGACGTTCCTTTAAAAATAAAGTTCAATATGCTTGAAGAAGAGAATATTAAGCCGTTAGTGCGACGTATGAAGGCGTGGTTGATGAATGGAAAAACATTATATTTTACTGATGATGATGTGTATCGAAAAATTAAACATGTTGTAGTAGGTGATATTGTAAATGAAATTGAAGAACACGGTGAATTTGAAGTGGATTTTAAGCTAGATCCCTTTGAATATACAGAGGATGTAAATCTAAAGCTCACCAAACCTGGTGTAATTTATAATCCAGGTACAATTGAATCTGATCCTAAGTTTTGGATTGTGGGAAATGGTACTTTCCGTATAACAATCAATGACTTCTCTTTTCAAATAAAAGATGTGAATGGTTCTGTTGTCATAGACTCAGAAATACTTGAAGCATATACCGATACCATATCAATGAATAATAAAATGGTTGGGCAGTTCCCTATATTCAACGTAGGAGAAAATACAATAGAGTGGTCAGGAGCAATTCAATTTATGGAAATTCGACCTAGGTGGAGATATAAATGA